A region of the Sphingomonas sp. S2-65 genome:
CTCTGCGAGACAGGAATAGCCGACACCGCCCTCGGCAATCGGTTTGCCCGGGCCGCCGCCCGCGTCGCGGTTTGACACCGTGCCCGAGCCGATGATCGTGCCTGCGCCCAGCCGCCGCGTCCTGGCGGCATGGGCGATCAACGTACCGAAGTCGAACGTCATGTCCTCGCCCGCCTCGGCACGGCCGAACGGTTGGCCGTTCAGATCGACCATCAACTTGCCATGCAGCTTGCCGTCCCGCCACCGTTCGCCGAGCGCATCGGGCGTCACGAATACCGGCGAGAAGCTGCTCGCCGGCTTGGATTGGAAGAAGCCGAATCCCTTGGCGAGCTCGCCGGGAATGAGATTGCGCAGCGAGACATCGTTGGTGAGGCCGATCAGCCGCACCGCTGCCAGCGCCTCTTCCCGCGTCGCCCCCCGCGCCACGTCGCCGGTGACCACCACCACCTCTGCCTCCAGGTCACAGCCCCAGGCTTCGTCGGCAAGCGGGATAGGGTCGCGCGCGCCGAGGAAACCGTCGGAACCGCCCTGGTACATCAGCGGGTCGTGCCAAAAGCTCTCCGGCATCTCGGCACCCCGCGCCTGACGCACCAGCGCGACATGGTTCACATAGGCCGAGCCATCCGCCCATTGATATGCGCGTGGCAGCGGTGCGGCGGCCATCCGCTCATGAAAGCGCTCACGCGGGATCGTCTCGTGCGCCAGATCGGTGGCGAGATTGCGCAGATCGCCTTCAAGCAAGTCCCAGCCGTCGAGTGCGGCCTGTAGAGTCGGAGCGAGGTGACTGGCATCGGCACACCATGCCAGATCGTCGGACACCACCACGAGCTTACCGTCGCGTCCATGCTTGAGGCTAGCCAGCTTCATCCACACTCTCCTTTCCCCAACCATAGTCCGGTCGCCGAAGGTGTCGAGTTCCCTCATGCGCGATGCCGCAAACCGCACAAGGACATGGACGCAGCCCCCGCAGACGATTAGGGCGCCCGCGAAAGGAAGCGGACTTGGCAAACGTCGCAGTGATCGGCGCCCAATGGGGCGATGAGGGCAAGGGGAAGATCGTCGACTGGCTGGCGGAGCGCGCCGACGTGGTCGTGCGCTTCCAGGGCGGGCACAATGCCGGCCACACGCTGGTGGTAGGCGAGAATGTCTACAAGCTCTCGCTGCTTCCTTCGGGCATCGTCCGCGGCACGCCAAGCGTGATCGGCAATGGCGTGGTCCTCGACCCCTGGGCGTTGCGCGACGAGGTTGAGCGCATTCGCGGCCAAGGCGTCGACGTCACGCCCCAGACACTGATGGTTGCCGACACTTGTCCGTTGATCCTGCCGTTTCACCGCGACCTGGATGCGCTGCGCGAAGATGCCAGCGGCGCGGGTAAGATCGGCACGACGCGGCGTGGCATCGGTCCAGCATATGAAGACAAGGTCGGTCGGCGCGCAATCCGGGTGTGCGACCTGGCGCACCTCGACGAGCTTGAGCCTCAGCTTGATCGTCTGGCTGCACATCACGACGCTTTGCGGGCGGGATTCGGAGAGCCGCCGATCGACCGTGCGGCGCTTGTCGAGGAACTGCGCGAGATCGCTGGCTTCGTGCTACCCTTTGCACAGCCAGTCTGGCGGATGCTGAACGAAGCGCGTTCGCGCGGCCGTCGCATTCTGTTCGAGGGCGCCCAAGGCGTGCTGCTCGACATCGATCACGGCACCTACCCGTTCGTGACGTCTTCCAACACCATTGCGGGAGCGGCCGCCGGCGGATCGGGTTTGGGGCCAAGCGCAGTCGGCTTCGTCCTGGGCATTGCCAAGGCCTATACTACCCGGGTGGGGTCGGGTCCGTTCCCGGCTGAGCAGGAAAACGATGTCGGCGAGCGGCTTGGCACGCGGGGCCGCGAGTTCGGGACGGTCACGGGTCGAAAGCGCCGCTGTGGGTGGCTGGACGCCGTACTGTTGCGCCAATCGGTGGCGGTATCGGGCATCACGGGCATCGCGCTGACGAAGCTGGACGTGCTGGACGGCTTCGAGGAGATCCAGGTATGCACCGGCTACCGGCTGCGCGGCGAAGCACTCGACTATTATCCCGCCAATGCCGCGGATCAGGCTTTGGTCGAGGCAGTGTACGAGACGATGCCAGGCTGGACGGAATCGACCGCCGGCGCGCGTAGCTGGGCCGAGCTTCCGGCCGCTGCGATCAAGTATATCCGGCGCGTCGAGGAATTGATCCAGTGCCCGGTGGCATTGGTCTCGACGAGCCCGGAGCGCGAGGACACCATCCTGGTCCGGGATCCGTTCGCCGACTGAGGAGTCCGGCGGCCGATGCCGCCGAACTCCCCTGAAGCCTTAGCGCTGCGGCACAGTGCCGGTCGTAGTGGTGGTCCCGGTGGTCGTGCCCGGATTGGTGGTGGTCCCGGTCGTGCCGGTGCCCGTGCTCGTGTCTGGACGGCCAAGCGTGTCGCTGCCGGAGTCCATGGTATCAGGAGCAGTCGTCGTCGTTCCCGACCCGGTCGTACCGTGCGTACCGGTAGTTCCAGTCGTGCCGGCGCGGCCGCCGCGGCGGGTGCTGGTCGTGCCTGTGCGGTCGCCCTGGCGCCGATTGGCGCTGGTGCCGGTAGTGGGCTGGCCCTGCGGGCTGGCGGTCGTGGTGCTCTGGTCGGAGCCAGTAGTGCCCATGGTGCTGCTACCCGTCGTTCCGGTGGTGCTGCCGCCAGTAGTCGACTGAGCAAATGCAGCCGCCGGGAGCAACAACGCGCCTGCGGCGATCAAATAAAAGTTTCGCATAAATCCGACTCCTGCGTTTATCAAAGCTTGCAAGTGTCGAACGGACTAGCGGCGCCTTAAGTTGCAACCCTTTGAATACTCGCCGCATGTTACGCCCCGCTTATCGCAGGATCTACACTTTAGTTAGGATATCAACCGACCTGGGCGCGGTGCAACAGCTTCTGATCCGCCAGCACCAACGCCATCATGGCCTCCACCACGGGTGCACCGCGAATACCGACACAAGGGTCATGCCGCCCCTTCGTCACGATCTCGGTTGCCGCCCCCGCGCGGTCGATCGTCGGAACAGGCGTCAGGATCGAACTGGTGGGCTTGAAGGCCACCCGCACCAGCACAGGCTGGCCGGTCGAGATGCCGCCAGCGATGCCCCCGGCGTGGTTCGCGAGGAACTCAGGGCCGTCATTTCCGGGACGCATCGCGTCGGCATTCTGTTCGCCGGTCAAGGCGGCGGCAGCGAACCCGTCGCCGATCTCAACGCCCTTCACGGCGTTGATCGACATGCAAGCGGCAGCCAGCTCACTGTCGAGCTTCGCGTACAATGGCGCCCCCCAGCCCGCGGGAACGCCAGTGGCTTCGCACGTTATGACAGCTCCGAGCGACGATCCCGCCTTACGCGCGCCATCAATCAGCGTTTCCCAACGCTTAGCCGCCTGCGCATCGGGACAGAAGAACGGGTTTCGGTCGATCTCGTCCGCATCGAAGGCAGAAGGATCGATGGAGTCGCCGCCGATCGATTCGACCCAGGCGCGGATGCGCACCTCCGGGATCACAAGCCGCCCAACTGTCCCAGCCGCTACGCGAGCCGCGGTCTCGCGGGCGGACGAACGGCCGCCGCCGCGATGGTCGCGGAAGCCGTACTTCTGGTCGTAGGCATAGTCAGCATGGCCCGGCCGATACGCCCGCGCGACTTCCGAATAATCCTTTGAGCGCTGGTCGACATTCTCGATCAGCAGACTGATCGGCGTTCCGGTCGTACGCCCTTCGAACACGCCCGAAAGGATACGAACCTCATCCGGCTCCTGACGTTGGGTGGTGAAGCGGGACTGACCGGGGCGGCGCTTATCGAGAAACGGCTGGATGTCGGCTTCGGACAAGTGCAGCCCAGGCGGGCAGCCATCGATCACGGCGCCCAGCGCCGGCCCGTGGCTCTCGCCCCAGGTGGTGAAACGGAATACCCGTCCAAAGCTGTTGTAGCTCACCAGTCCCCGCTCAGTTGCTCGAACGCCGCGGCATGCGTCGCTGCACCGCGCTCGCCGCACGGCATGGCACCGTCCTGCAACGGCAGCGCCATCAAATAGTCACCGGCATAAGGAGAGGCAAATCCGCGCGCCCAATCGGCCGAGAAGCCGAACCGCTCATAGAAGCCCGGCTCTCCTAAGACGAAGCAGAGCATGGCTCCCGCCGCCTTCAATTGTGAAAGGCCGGCCTGTACCAAGGCCTCGCCAATGCCTTGGTCGCGATACTCGGCTGCCACGGCAAGCGGTGCCAGCGCGACCGCGGCGATCGGCTTGCCATCGATATCGGCGCCCATCCGGCTAAAGACCACTGCGCCAGTCAATGCGCCGCTTTCCTCGTCATCGGCGACGAGCATGAGCACCATGTCGCCGTCCACGCACAGGCGCTGGACGAAGACCGCTTCCTCGGCCTTTGAGAAGACCTGGCGCAGTAGCGCATCGATCGCCGCCACATCGCCGCCCGTCGCCGGGCGGATCGCGATGCTCACGCGAGTGCGATGTCGGGGGCGTCTTCGGCCTTCATGCCGATGACGTTGTAACCCGCATCGACATGGTGGGTCTCGCCGGTGACGCCGCTCGACAAATCGCTGAGCAGATACAGGCCCGCGCCGCCGACATCTTCGATCGTGACGTTGCGCTTGAGCGGCGAATTTAGTTCGTTCCACTTGAGGATCAGGCGGAAATCGCCGATCCCGCTCGCCGCCAGCGTCTTGATCGGGCCGGCCGAGATCGCATTGACGCGGATCTTGTCGCGACCGAGATCGACCGCGAGATACTGGACGCTCGTTTCCAGAGCGGCCTTGGCGACACCCATCACATTGTAGTGCGGGATCACCTTTTCCGCGCCGTAATAGCTCAGCGTCAACAGGCTGCCGCCGTTCGGCATCATCTTCGACGCGCGGTTTGCCACCGCCACGAACGAATAGACGCTGATGTTCATCGTCATGAGGAAGTTGTCGAGGCTGGTGTCGACATAGCCGCCGCGCAACTCGTTCTTGTCGGAGAAGCCGATGGCGTGCACGACGAAGTCGATCGTCGGCCAGCGTGCCGCCAACGTCTCGAACGCAGCATCCAGCGCCCCCATATCGGCGACATCGCAATCGATCAGGAAGTCGCTGCCCAGCTGCTCTGCCAGCGGACGCACGCGCTTTTCAAGCGAATCGCCCTGATAGCTGAACGCGAGTTCTGCGCCTTGTTCATGCAGCTTCTGCGCGATGCCCCAAGCGAGCGAACGATCGTTGGCGAGCCCCATGATCAGCCCGCGCTTACCCTGCATCAATCCTGTCACGACGCCACTTCCTCCTTCTCAGGAGCTTCCCCTAGCTTGTCGGGGGGCACTTCCGCCAGAGCCGCGTTCAGTTCGGCGCCAATCACCACGCCCAGACCGATTATGTAGAAGAAGATGAGCGCGATCATCACGCCAGCCAAGCTGCCGTAAGTCAGGTCATATCCGCCAAGGGTGGAGAGGCTGAGCGGCAAAGCCCAGGTGGTCGCCAGCCACCAGATCGTGACGAACGCGGGCCCCGGCCATTTCGGAAAGCTACGCTTGCGGTATCGATGGGGCGTAAGCGAGTAGAATAGCAGGTACAGCGCACCGAACAATGCAAGGGAGGGCGCGTAGCGCGAAAGCGATACGAGCTTCTGCGCATCGGTCGCAAGCGGCAGGATCTTGTAGAGAAACTGCTCCGCTGCGCTGAGAATGACCTGGAGACTGAGCGCCGCCATTGCGAGCATCACCGCCGCGACGATCATTCCGACTGCCCCCAGGCGATAGCGCCAGAAGGGCGTGCTCGACTGCGTTCCGTACGCCGAGCGGAGGATCCCGCGCAGCGTCTCGATAAAGCCGGCGGTCGTCCACAGTCCGACAAGGCCGCCGAACCAAAGCAGGTTGCCAGTCCGCGCCTGAAGCACGTCCGAGACCGGTTTGCGCAGCACGTCCGCGACATCGGGAGGCACGGTCTGCAGGAACACCTCGAGTGTCCGTATGCCTTCGCTGCTGCGGCCGACCAATTGCGCGATCGCGGCCGCCACGATGAAGAAGGGAAACAGCGTGACCAGCGACAGATAGGCGAGGTTGCCCGCGTAGGTGAACCCGTCGGTGTAGGTTCCAACCGCCACGCGCTTAAGCACGACGAAGAAGCGCTCCGACAGACCCATCTGACTGAGTCGTCCATGCAGCGTGCTGCCGAGCCCTCGCCGACGTGCTTCCGGCGATTCCGGCGATATCCCCTGTTCTATCACATGGGCTCAGACGCCCATGCGACCCCGCGGGTTCCCCTTATCTTGCCAACCTTGCGCGAACTCGATCAGCGCGTCGTCATCGACCGGCAGATCGACCATGAGCGTCACCAGCAGGTCGCCACGTCCGCCGCCCTTCTTGTGAAAGCCACGCCCCTTGAGGCGCAGCGTCTTGCCCGACGTCGACCCCTTCGGCACCCGAAGCATCACTGGGCCGTCGGGAGTGGGCACGCGCACTTCGGCGCCGAGCACAGCCTCGGACAGGCTGATCGGAAGATCGAGGCGGATGTCGTCCTCGATACGGGTGTAGAAGCGGTGCGGCTGGACTTCGATAGTGACGATCGCGTCGCCGGGTCCGCCTGGCCCCTCTTCGCCCTTGCCGCCAAGGCGCATCTGGGTTCCGCTTTCAACCCCTGCAGGCAATTTCAGATCGATCGTCTTGCCATCGCGTAGCGTGATGCGCTGCGGGCTGAGCTTGGCCGCATCTTCGAAGGTGACGGCCAGGCGATAGGCAACATTCGCCCCTTTCGGCGCCGCGCGGCGGCCGAAGCCGCCAAAGCCGCCGCTGAAGCCGCTTCCACTGCCACGGCGCGCGCCGCCGCCGAACAACCCGTCGAAGATGTCGCTGAAGTCGCCGCCTTCGCCGTTGAAGTCGGCCTGGAAGCCGCCCTGCGGTGCGCCACCGCCGCCATAGCCGAACGGCGAGGTCGGATTACCATCGCCATCGATCTCACCGCGATCGAACCGGGCTCGCTTGTCCTTGTCAGTGAGCAGGTCATAGGCGTGGGTCACGCTGCTGAACCGCTCCGAAGCCTGGGGATTGTCCTTGTTGCGGTCGGGATGAAGTTCCTTGGCGAGCTTGCGATACGCCTTCTTGATGTCGGCTTCGCTCGCGCCTCGCGCCACGCCCAGAGTTGCGTAAGGATCGGCCACTAAATTCCCCGTCGGACAAACGAATGCATATCCGCTCTTAGAGGCGGATGGTTTGAATGGAAGATTGTCGCGCGCGGCGCGTTACGCAAGGCTCGTCAAGCGGCGACCGCCTTTTCGAGCGGCTCCACGTCCACCGACACGCTCATCTTCTGCGCGCCGGCGCCCAGCACGATGCCGTCGATCGGCGCGATGTCGGCATAGTCCCGGCCGATGGCGACGACGACATGGTCCTCGGCCATCCAGATACCGTTTGTCGGATCGACCCCCACCCAGCCGAGTTGCGGGCCACCCCAGACCAGGACCCAGGCATGCGTAGCGTCGGCACCAACAAGGCGGGGCTGACCCGGAGGGGGCAAGGTGCGAAGATACCCAGAGACATAGGCGGCGGGAAGACCGGCTGCGCGCAGGCCGGCGATCATGATCTGAGCGAAGTCCTGGCAGACACCGCCGCGCTTGGAAAAAGCTTCACTGGGAGAAGTGTCGACCAGCGTGGCATGGGGGTCAAAGGCGAACTCGCGCTGGATCCGGTGTGCCAGGGCCATCGCGGCTTCGAGTATCCCGCGGCTCGGGGAAAGATCGGGCGCACACCAGGCGGCTATGTCCCGGTCGAGCGCGATGAGGGGCGACGGGAACAGATAGGCCGCCGGGCTGGCGGGCGACGCATCGTGGCTCGCACGAGCCCAAGCGGCGATCTGCTCCAGGCTGGGATCGTCGGGGCGCGGGATCGGGATCGGGCGCTCGACCCGCACGCGGGCACGGCTTTCGATCGTCAGGGAATCGGAAGGCGCGTCGAGTACGAGACGGACCACATTGGCGAGACCGGCCTCGGCGCGGGCGGGATAGGTTCGGGCCTGCGGGTCGATCAGGAGTTGGTAGTCCTCGACCTGCTGACCCGACCAGAGGATGGGCTTGAGGCGCAGGTTGTTTCGGGCGAACGCGACCGGTCGGGCATATTGAAACCGAGTGACGTGGCAAATTTGGTAGAGCATCCCGATCTACACCCAAATCAGTGAAGCTGACCGCAGCGGCTCTGGGCCTTGCAGAAAATATCGCTTTGATATCGCTTCGGAAAGTTCACCCAGCCGCAGCAACAACGAATC
Encoded here:
- a CDS encoding YihY/virulence factor BrkB family protein encodes the protein MGLSERFFVVLKRVAVGTYTDGFTYAGNLAYLSLVTLFPFFIVAAAIAQLVGRSSEGIRTLEVFLQTVPPDVADVLRKPVSDVLQARTGNLLWFGGLVGLWTTAGFIETLRGILRSAYGTQSSTPFWRYRLGAVGMIVAAVMLAMAALSLQVILSAAEQFLYKILPLATDAQKLVSLSRYAPSLALFGALYLLFYSLTPHRYRKRSFPKWPGPAFVTIWWLATTWALPLSLSTLGGYDLTYGSLAGVMIALIFFYIIGLGVVIGAELNAALAEVPPDKLGEAPEKEEVAS
- a CDS encoding GNAT family N-acetyltransferase, translated to MSIAIRPATGGDVAAIDALLRQVFSKAEEAVFVQRLCVDGDMVLMLVADDEESGALTGAVVFSRMGADIDGKPIAAVALAPLAVAAEYRDQGIGEALVQAGLSQLKAAGAMLCFVLGEPGFYERFGFSADWARGFASPYAGDYLMALPLQDGAMPCGERGAATHAAAFEQLSGDW
- a CDS encoding fumarylacetoacetate hydrolase family protein, with translation MKLASLKHGRDGKLVVVSDDLAWCADASHLAPTLQAALDGWDLLEGDLRNLATDLAHETIPRERFHERMAAAPLPRAYQWADGSAYVNHVALVRQARGAEMPESFWHDPLMYQGGSDGFLGARDPIPLADEAWGCDLEAEVVVVTGDVARGATREEALAAVRLIGLTNDVSLRNLIPGELAKGFGFFQSKPASSFSPVFVTPDALGERWRDGKLHGKLMVDLNGQPFGRAEAGEDMTFDFGTLIAHAARTRRLGAGTIIGSGTVSNRDAGGGPGKPIAEGGVGYSCLAEVRTVETILRGKPETPFLKGGDTVRIWMEDERHHPIFGVIEQAVEAG
- the fabI gene encoding enoyl-ACP reductase FabI, with the translated sequence MTGLMQGKRGLIMGLANDRSLAWGIAQKLHEQGAELAFSYQGDSLEKRVRPLAEQLGSDFLIDCDVADMGALDAAFETLAARWPTIDFVVHAIGFSDKNELRGGYVDTSLDNFLMTMNISVYSFVAVANRASKMMPNGGSLLTLSYYGAEKVIPHYNVMGVAKAALETSVQYLAVDLGRDKIRVNAISAGPIKTLAASGIGDFRLILKWNELNSPLKRNVTIEDVGGAGLYLLSDLSSGVTGETHHVDAGYNVIGMKAEDAPDIALA
- a CDS encoding adenylosuccinate synthase — encoded protein: MANVAVIGAQWGDEGKGKIVDWLAERADVVVRFQGGHNAGHTLVVGENVYKLSLLPSGIVRGTPSVIGNGVVLDPWALRDEVERIRGQGVDVTPQTLMVADTCPLILPFHRDLDALREDASGAGKIGTTRRGIGPAYEDKVGRRAIRVCDLAHLDELEPQLDRLAAHHDALRAGFGEPPIDRAALVEELREIAGFVLPFAQPVWRMLNEARSRGRRILFEGAQGVLLDIDHGTYPFVTSSNTIAGAAAGGSGLGPSAVGFVLGIAKAYTTRVGSGPFPAEQENDVGERLGTRGREFGTVTGRKRRCGWLDAVLLRQSVAVSGITGIALTKLDVLDGFEEIQVCTGYRLRGEALDYYPANAADQALVEAVYETMPGWTESTAGARSWAELPAAAIKYIRRVEELIQCPVALVSTSPEREDTILVRDPFAD
- the aroC gene encoding chorismate synthase, with protein sequence MSYNSFGRVFRFTTWGESHGPALGAVIDGCPPGLHLSEADIQPFLDKRRPGQSRFTTQRQEPDEVRILSGVFEGRTTGTPISLLIENVDQRSKDYSEVARAYRPGHADYAYDQKYGFRDHRGGGRSSARETAARVAAGTVGRLVIPEVRIRAWVESIGGDSIDPSAFDADEIDRNPFFCPDAQAAKRWETLIDGARKAGSSLGAVITCEATGVPAGWGAPLYAKLDSELAAACMSINAVKGVEIGDGFAAAALTGEQNADAMRPGNDGPEFLANHAGGIAGGISTGQPVLVRVAFKPTSSILTPVPTIDRAGAATEIVTKGRHDPCVGIRGAPVVEAMMALVLADQKLLHRAQVG
- a CDS encoding transglutaminase family protein — encoded protein: MLYQICHVTRFQYARPVAFARNNLRLKPILWSGQQVEDYQLLIDPQARTYPARAEAGLANVVRLVLDAPSDSLTIESRARVRVERPIPIPRPDDPSLEQIAAWARASHDASPASPAAYLFPSPLIALDRDIAAWCAPDLSPSRGILEAAMALAHRIQREFAFDPHATLVDTSPSEAFSKRGGVCQDFAQIMIAGLRAAGLPAAYVSGYLRTLPPPGQPRLVGADATHAWVLVWGGPQLGWVGVDPTNGIWMAEDHVVVAIGRDYADIAPIDGIVLGAGAQKMSVSVDVEPLEKAVAA
- a CDS encoding DnaJ C-terminal domain-containing protein, encoding MADPYATLGVARGASEADIKKAYRKLAKELHPDRNKDNPQASERFSSVTHAYDLLTDKDKRARFDRGEIDGDGNPTSPFGYGGGGAPQGGFQADFNGEGGDFSDIFDGLFGGGARRGSGSGFSGGFGGFGRRAAPKGANVAYRLAVTFEDAAKLSPQRITLRDGKTIDLKLPAGVESGTQMRLGGKGEEGPGGPGDAIVTIEVQPHRFYTRIEDDIRLDLPISLSEAVLGAEVRVPTPDGPVMLRVPKGSTSGKTLRLKGRGFHKKGGGRGDLLVTLMVDLPVDDDALIEFAQGWQDKGNPRGRMGV